One region of Cydia pomonella isolate Wapato2018A chromosome 9, ilCydPomo1, whole genome shotgun sequence genomic DNA includes:
- the LOC133521281 gene encoding uncharacterized protein LOC133521281, translated as MEARSRCRDGEESPAAAAPPRRPHPTPAVHSPRRLSALHANRNMVMDNRMNEENKNDNNSSIFIINFQYGDVVNYSLVLVKGIITRGNSNNNDKILCTVTNGGVQNKSEWIIYNGEFKALIELNKGENIIDFEYTGQQRKTLLLDYTPRRTNLRVTPVYIICQGHDGYFQSPPNVDNSVESACLRIAIGAKLIQSLTAEKLFESGFGRKTFQLEHEVNPKSPECIVFRSNLNVNKARKMKQADLWAHFGRELMLSDLGSNERKFLAFISCTRFKGTDLDKPMTHDEIVSLTEAYAALGGGGLALFGTACLYTWPTTADEIISKFQDTSPVNTRRFMDDSGYRGSLGACFATTLGSVFHELGHTFDLGHTKDGIMGRGFDHIDRVFTVGEKKSVLSKDNMNNFGKPVQHSTVSLQRNISVTMNVAEPLRVLGPRSKTTLGNFAAMSKSDIIRRSPNVTPITRPSSVYSNISNRMTDSRKNVNRTNGNDSIFWTRNCAVLLSYHRWFNNEYGRERQAITRYLKFDKNKMMIISTAGIRIVEVRDESNGMVLDSYEFTDLLPEKRFLVPFTFSPKSKVLTIVVEDDLGNVLKQTLSSY; from the exons ATGGAAGCGCGTTCTCGGTGCCGCGACGGCGAGGAGTCCCCGGCCGctgccgcgccgccgcgccgccctcaCCCGACACCCGCAGTCCACTCGCCGCGCCGGCTCAGCGCGCTACACGCTAACCGCAACATG GTAATGGACAACCGAATgaatgaagaaaataaaaacgaCAACAACTCTTCcatatttataattaactttCAGTATGGGGATGTTGTAAACTATTCTTTGGTTTTAGTTAAAGGAATAATAACCAGGGGAAATTCaaacaataatgataaaataCTATGCACTGTTACAAATGGTGGAGTTCAAAATAAGTCAGAATGGATAATATACAACGGAGAGTTCAAAGcgttaattgaattgaataaaggCGAGAATATAATTGATTTTGAATATACCGGACAGCAGCGTAAAACCTTACTACTCGATTATACACCAAGAAGAACAAATTTAAGAGTAACACCAGTTTACATAATTTGCCAAGGACACGATGGCTATTTCCAAAGTCCACCTAATGTCGACAATTCCGTAGAAAGTGCTTGTTTACGCATAGCAATTGGAGCTAAGCTGATTCAAAGTCTAACTGCAGAAAAACTTTTTGAAAGTGGATTCGGAAGAAAAACATTCCAGCTCGAACACGAAGTCAACCCAAAAAGTCCAGAATGCATTGTGTTCCGAAGCAACCTAAACGTAAACAAGGCGAGAAAAATGAAACAAGCCGATTTATGGGCTCATTTTGGCAGAGAGCTTATGTTATCTGATTTAGGCAGTAATGAGAGAAAATTTCTAGCATTTATATCATGCACGAGGTTCAAGGGCACTGACTTAGACAAGCCAATGACTCATGATGAGATCGTTTCATTGACGGAAGCCTATGCAGCACTTGGTGGTGGAGGTTTAGCTTTGTTCGGAACCGCTTGCTTGTACACTTGGCCGACGACTGCGGACGAAATCATTTCAAAGTTCCAAGATACCTCTCCTGTAAACACACGTCGTTTTATGGACGACAGCGGATATCGAGGCTCACTTGGAGCTTGTTTTGCTACGACCCTGGGCTCGGTGTTTCATGAACTAGGACATACGTTTGATCTCGGTCATACAAAAGACGGTATCATGGGCAGAGGATTTGACCACATTGACAGAGTTTTTACAGTAGGTGAGAAAAAATCTGTATTATCAAAAGACAATATGAACAACTTTGGAAAACCTGTTCAACATTCAACAGTTTCCCTTCAGCGTAATATAAGTGTTACAATGAACGTGGCTGAACCGCTCCGAGTATTAGGACCAAGAAGCAAAACAACGTTAGGAAATTTTGCGGCAATGTCAAAATCTGATATTATCCGGAGAAGTCCCAATGTCACGCCTATAACAAGGCCATCTAGTGTGTACTCCAATATATCAAACAGGATGACCGACTCCAGAAAAAATGTCAATCGGACAAATGGAAATGATTCTATTTTTTGGACAAGAAATTGCGCTGTGCTTTTATCATACCACAGATGGTTTAACAACGAGTACGGTAGAGAAAGGCAGGCAATAACTAGATATCttaaatttgacaaaaacaAAATGATGATAATATCTACGGCAGGAATAAGAATAGTAGAAGTGAGAGATGAATCAAATGGAATGGTGTTAGATTCATATGAATTTACAGATCTTTTACCCGAAAAGAGATTTTTGGTGCCTTTTACCTTTTCACCTAAAAGTAAAGTTTTGACTATAGTGGTTGAAGATGATTTGGGAAACGTGCTAAAACAAACACTTTCTTCTTATTAA
- the LOC133521284 gene encoding glycolipid transfer protein, with protein sequence MASSTTPENNSFLEKVKDFPPIIDGKINAVKFIESTLGLLWVVESLGKIFAPVKYDMEGNIDKIKKLDPKESSCLLELLNRECLQSQGKPVATEGLLWLNRSLFFFEIVFQEMIHLIEENNLDINMRKIYTIAYEGSVKKYHNWVTQQIFALICRLAPTLHQLLKSFGVDTNNIGSFKTRLTSFNITLHLVRCKIDDFYKDNNLFC encoded by the exons ATGGCTAGCAGTACCACACCAGAAAATAACAGCTTTCTCGAGAAAGTAAAGGATTTCCCACCAATTATTGATGGCAAAATTAATGCAGTAAAATTTATTGAATCAACTCTGGGCTTGTTATGGGTTGTTG AGAGCCTTGGTAAAATTTTTGCTCCAGTTAAATATGACATGGAAGGAAATATTGAT aaaATCAAGAAATTGGACCCAAAAGAAAGCTCCTGTTTACTTGAATTATTAAATAGAGAATGTTTACAATCACAAGGCAAACCCGTAGCAACTGAGGGATTGTTATGGCTTAATAG atcACTTTTTTTCTTCGAAATTGTGTTTCAAGAAATGATACACTTGATTGAGGAAAACAATTTGGATATAAATATGAGGAAAATATATACCATTGCATATGAGGGGTCTGTTAAGAAATATCACAACTGGGTTACTCAACAAATATTTGCA CTAATTTGCCGGTTGGCTCCTACACTTCATCAACTGTTGAAATCATTTGGAGTGGACACCAACAATATAGGATCATTTAAAACCAGGCTCACAAGTTTTAACATAACATTACATTTAGTGAGGTGTAAAATTGATGATTTTtataaagataataatttattttgttaa
- the LOC133521285 gene encoding transmembrane protein 17-like: MNSMLQLQKCLFINVYLYLVWVPVVGFFLYVKLDLLGHLTRYLSLTVYTLLVVIESARLYLGQYGNLSCRVPELAGFLMLSVLMQLPLVSFFLFNPYLLSTPTELVLHTTLYLLTVAEVVFSFIALKKASCLAKSIYLTHKN, encoded by the exons ATGAATTCAATGCTTCAATTGCAGAAATgtttattcataaatgtgtacCTTTACCTAGTCTGGGTACCGGTTGTGGGATTCTTCCTTTATGTTAAG TTGGATTTACTGGGACATCTGACTAGATACTTATCTTTAACAGTTTACACGCTGCTGGTTGTTATAGAGTCTGCAAGATTATATCTAGGCCAGTATGGGAACCTGTCTTGCCGG GTGCCAGAACTTGCGGGCTTCTTGATGCTGTCAGTACTCATGCAGTTGCCTCTTGTTAGTTTCTTTCTTTTTAATCCTTACCTTCTAAGTACTCCGACAGAACTTGTTCTTCATACAACATTATACTTGCTGACTGTAGCTGAAGTCGTTTTTAGTTTCATAGCTTTGAAAAAGGCATCATGTTTAGCAAAAAGTATTTACTTGACACACAAAAATTGA